A genomic window from Clostridiaceae bacterium includes:
- a CDS encoding CoA protein activase, which translates to MIATFPHMGYTYITIKALLDDLGVEYVIPPFNNKKALEIGTKYSPEMACLPLKINIGNYIQAFEKGADTILMAGGCGPCRFGYYCEMQREILHDLGYDVDIITLELPRKNKREFIERIKKITGGFNLPKIVSAVKNATQVSIAMDELEQLSFKIRAREINKGDTDKLIKIFEKKILSGKGSAQILETIKNTRNGLLNIDIDRNFQPLKVGIVGEIYTSIDSFTSFFIQSRLGNMGVEVHRSVTLSDWIIEHIIKNLFRLKRNLDFAREAKPYLGTAIGGHAQETIGNAIIYAKKGYDGIIQTYPLTCMPEIVAESILPSVERDYDIPVLTLIIDEMTGEAGYITRLEAFIDLLNKRREKVYFGRRELLFGN; encoded by the coding sequence ATGATAGCTACTTTTCCCCATATGGGATATACATACATAACTATAAAGGCACTTCTTGATGACTTGGGTGTGGAATATGTTATACCACCTTTCAATAATAAAAAAGCCCTTGAGATAGGAACAAAATATTCACCTGAAATGGCGTGCCTGCCATTAAAAATTAATATCGGAAATTATATCCAGGCCTTTGAAAAGGGTGCTGACACCATACTAATGGCAGGAGGATGCGGCCCTTGCAGGTTCGGATATTATTGCGAGATGCAAAGGGAAATACTTCATGACTTAGGGTATGATGTTGATATTATAACTCTTGAATTACCCAGAAAAAATAAAAGAGAATTTATAGAAAGGATAAAAAAAATTACCGGTGGCTTCAATTTACCCAAAATAGTAAGTGCAGTAAAAAATGCTACCCAGGTTTCAATAGCTATGGATGAACTTGAACAGCTTTCCTTTAAAATAAGGGCCAGGGAGATTAACAAAGGTGATACAGATAAATTGATAAAGATATTTGAAAAAAAAATTCTTTCGGGTAAAGGTTCCGCACAAATATTGGAAACTATAAAAAATACAAGGAATGGACTTCTTAATATAGATATAGATAGGAATTTCCAGCCTTTGAAAGTTGGAATAGTAGGTGAAATATATACGTCAATTGACTCCTTCACAAGCTTCTTTATACAGTCCAGACTTGGAAATATGGGAGTAGAAGTCCACCGGTCGGTTACACTCAGTGACTGGATAATAGAGCATATAATAAAAAATCTTTTTAGGTTAAAAAGGAATCTGGATTTTGCCAGGGAAGCAAAGCCATATCTTGGAACAGCAATAGGAGGCCATGCGCAAGAGACTATAGGAAACGCAATTATATACGCCAAAAAAGGTTATGATGGTATTATTCAGACATACCCCCTTACCTGTATGCCTGAAATTGTTGCAGAAAGCATCCTGCCTTCAGTAGAAAGAGATTATGATATTCCTGTTTTAACGCTGATTATTGATGAAATGACAGGAGAAGCAGGTTATATTACAAGACTGGAGGCTTTTATAGATTTATTAAATAAAAGAAGGGAGAAGGTATATTTTGGCAGAAGAGAATTACTATTTGGGAATTGA